A region of Streptomyces sp. NBC_01788 DNA encodes the following proteins:
- a CDS encoding cryptochrome/photolyase family protein, which yields MNVSVVLFTADLRVHDHPPLRAALDGSRHVVPLFVRDPAVDGAGFAAPNRLAFLADCLHDLDAALRRRGGRLVVRSGDPVEQVREVAREADADEVHLAADVSRFAHHREERLRRALAADGRRLHVHDTVTTAVAPGTLTPSSSDHFAVFTPYFRQWSRQGLRAPLGVPRTVRVPDGVVSGELLSRPPAADLSAALAPGGETEGRRRLAAWLRSGVAAYEERHDDLAGDATSRLSPHLHFGTLSPVELVHRARGVGGPGAEAFVRQLAWRDFHRQVLAARPAAASADYRTKHDRWRSERSARQDVEAWRQGRTGYPIIDAAMRQLLHEGWMHNRGRLLTASFLTKTLYVDWRVGARHFLRYLVDGDLANNQLNWQWMAGTGTDTRPNRVLNPVTQAKRYDPDGTFVRRWVPELSGLDGPAVHEPWKLQGAARAALDYPDPVVELSDGLARFKRARDRG from the coding sequence ATGAACGTCTCGGTCGTCCTGTTCACCGCCGACCTGCGGGTGCACGACCATCCGCCGCTGCGCGCCGCCCTCGACGGCTCCCGGCACGTCGTCCCGCTGTTCGTGCGCGACCCGGCGGTGGACGGGGCCGGATTCGCCGCCCCGAACCGGCTGGCGTTCCTCGCCGACTGCCTGCACGACCTCGACGCGGCACTGCGCCGGCGCGGCGGCCGGCTGGTCGTCCGCAGCGGCGACCCCGTCGAACAGGTGCGCGAGGTGGCCCGCGAGGCCGACGCCGACGAGGTCCACCTGGCGGCCGACGTCAGCCGCTTCGCCCACCACCGCGAGGAGCGGCTGCGGCGCGCCCTGGCTGCGGACGGGCGCAGGCTGCACGTGCACGACACGGTGACCACGGCCGTCGCGCCCGGCACGCTGACGCCGTCCTCCTCGGACCACTTCGCCGTCTTCACGCCCTACTTCCGGCAGTGGTCGCGGCAGGGGCTGCGCGCTCCGCTGGGCGTGCCCCGCACGGTCCGCGTCCCGGACGGCGTCGTCTCCGGTGAGCTGCTCTCCCGGCCGCCCGCCGCGGACCTGTCGGCGGCCCTCGCGCCGGGCGGCGAGACGGAGGGCCGCAGGCGGCTGGCGGCCTGGCTGCGCTCGGGTGTCGCCGCCTACGAGGAGCGACACGACGACCTGGCCGGCGACGCCACGTCCCGGCTCTCGCCCCATCTGCACTTCGGCACCCTCTCCCCGGTCGAACTCGTGCACCGGGCGCGCGGCGTCGGCGGTCCGGGCGCGGAGGCCTTCGTACGGCAGCTCGCCTGGCGCGACTTCCACCGCCAGGTGCTCGCGGCGCGGCCCGCGGCGGCGAGCGCCGACTACCGGACCAAGCACGACCGGTGGCGGTCCGAGCGGTCCGCGCGCCAGGACGTCGAGGCGTGGCGCCAGGGCCGCACCGGCTATCCGATCATCGACGCGGCCATGCGCCAGTTGCTGCACGAGGGCTGGATGCACAACCGTGGCCGCCTGCTGACCGCGAGCTTCCTCACCAAGACCCTGTACGTCGACTGGCGGGTGGGCGCGCGGCACTTCCTGCGGTACCTGGTCGACGGCGACCTCGCCAACAACCAGCTCAACTGGCAGTGGATGGCGGGCACCGGCACGGACACCCGGCCCAACCGGGTGCTCAACCCCGTCACCCAGGCCAAGCGGTACGACCCCGACGGCACGTTCGTACGCCGCTGGGTGCCCGAGCTCTCCGGGCTGGACGGGCCGGCCGTGCACGAGCCGTGGAAGCTCCAGGGAGCGGCCCGGGCCGCCCTCGACTACCCGGACCCGGTGGTGGAACTGTCCGACGGGCTGGCCCGCTTCAAACGCGCCCGCGACCGCGGCTGA
- a CDS encoding sigma-70 family RNA polymerase sigma factor translates to MTPEDLARGLVAGDDACLAAVYHRWSALVHTLAWRSLGDAKEAEDVTQQVFLGVWRGRHGYRPERGPLAGWIVGITRRRIADALAARTRRGELVAAAGSALGSADPADGRPEAALDRVLVGYELDRLPAAQRRVLRLAFFEDLTQTQIAARTGWPLGTVKSHSRRGLHELRRRLQQQACGEEPYAMPRGT, encoded by the coding sequence ATGACACCGGAAGACCTCGCGCGTGGCCTCGTGGCGGGCGACGACGCCTGCCTCGCCGCCGTCTACCACCGCTGGTCGGCGCTGGTGCACACGCTGGCCTGGCGGTCCCTGGGAGACGCCAAGGAGGCGGAGGACGTGACCCAGCAGGTCTTCCTGGGCGTCTGGCGGGGCAGGCACGGCTACCGGCCCGAGCGCGGCCCGCTCGCCGGGTGGATCGTCGGCATCACCCGGCGCAGGATCGCCGACGCGCTGGCCGCCCGGACCCGTCGCGGGGAGCTGGTCGCCGCCGCCGGGTCGGCCCTGGGCTCCGCCGATCCGGCCGACGGCCGGCCGGAGGCCGCCCTCGACCGCGTCCTGGTCGGGTACGAGCTGGACCGGCTCCCGGCGGCCCAGCGCCGTGTGCTGCGGCTGGCCTTCTTCGAGGACCTCACCCAGACCCAGATCGCGGCGCGCACCGGCTGGCCGCTCGGCACCGTCAAGAGCCACTCCCGCCGGGGCCTGCACGAGCTGCGGCGCCGCCTCCAGCAGCAGGCGTGCGGTGAGGAGCCGTACGCCATGCCACGGGGGACCTGA